In Danaus plexippus chromosome 17, MEX_DaPlex, whole genome shotgun sequence, one DNA window encodes the following:
- the LOC116771507 gene encoding calexcitin-2-like, whose amino-acid sequence MVSDFRKKKLTYLFKIFFDSDGSGSVTKEEFEQMIGKIAKAKGWADGDEAYKQAKKVMGDIWEGIQQKADINKDGEVSLDEWINLWDDFANNSGEPQPWQAHYCKAIFFIQDSTGDGVIDKNEFSNVHASFGMSKEDAEKAFDKAANGKSGISWDDFQKLWLEYFTSEDENAPGNYIFGNLKF is encoded by the coding sequence ATGGTGTCCGACTTCAGGAAAAAGAAGCTTACGTAcctgtttaaaattttctttgattcGGATGGCAGCGGTTCCGTAACCAAAGAAGAGTTCGAACAGATGATTGGAAAAATCGCCAAAGCAAAAGGATGGGCTGACGGTGATGAAGCTTACAAACAGGCCAAGAAGGTCATGGGTGATATTTGGGAGGGAATCCAGCAAAAAGCCGACATAAACAAAGACGGTGAAGTTAGCCTGGACGAATGGATTAACTTGTGGGACGATTTTGCAAACAACAGCGGCGAGCCACAACCGTGGCAGGCTCACTACTGTAAAGCGATCTTCTTCATCCAGGATTCCACTGGTGATGGTGTCATTGACAAGAATGAGTTCTCCAATGTCCACGCATCTTTTGGAATGTCCAAAGAGGATGCCGAGAAAGCTTTCGATAAAGCAGCCAACGGCAAATCTGGTATCTCCTGGGACGACTTCCAGAAACTTTGGTTGGAATACTTTACGTCCGAAGATGAAAATGCTCCAGGCAATTACATCTTCGGTAatctgaaattttaa